One Glycine max cultivar Williams 82 chromosome 1, Glycine_max_v4.0, whole genome shotgun sequence genomic window, GTTTAACCTAGCCATAACTGATCACTTGTTTCCATGTTTTGCAGAAAGCAAGCTCAAAAACTACCTCGAAAAGAAAAGGATTAAAACGGAACCCCTTTTAGTTTAGATTTTCGTTTCTTTTAGTAGGTGACTTTATTTCTTAGCTGCGTTTCATGTATACATGTATACGACTAATGCAATTGCCATGATAGGGATTTTGCCGGCATTATTAGTTACTTTCTTGAGTAATGAAtgatgaaacaaaaaattttgaaactatATATTTTGACTGAATGTTTAAGATCTCATTTTTATGATTGAAATGCGTTTCAGCAAAATGATTTGATAATTTTCTGTTCATGTACCCTCggtataaggattaaaaatattttttttaagataaaggtAATTGCTATTTGCTACTGCTCGTTAATGATTAAAAAGATAACTACTCAAATATTTGCCCGTTTAGAATGGTTCAAATTTAATAGCATCAAAAGATTGTTTGTCTTGTTTTAGCGGTCTAGTTTAAATTTAGTGTTTTGATTAAGCCCTGGtaaaatttgaatgaaattgattttgtaaaattaattttggttaattttttttttgaggtattgtgatttatgtttgaatgttttaatttaaatgcatGTTAGTAgtaaaatttagtatagattctTTCCTTAGCATTTGTTCGAAGATTACTTTATCAAAACTGTCTTGAAAAGAAAATGGCTAAAAATGATTTCCTTTTGGTTcagttttcatttcttttagtaTGTGACTTTAATTCttagtgtgtgattcatgtataCATGTACACAACTAATGCTATTGGCATAAAATAGATTTTGTTGGCATTATTTGTTACTCTTGAGCAGAATGATCAAACGAAAATTTTGGAAGTATATACTTTTAACTGAATGGTTAAGATCTTATCTTTAGTATTGAAATGCAATAAAGACGATATGGTGGACTTGGTCATGGAGGAGAGATGTGAAGTAGAGTGGATGGACTTTCTTAATTATGGAGTAGGAAAATGTGGGCACGTACGACGAGACAAGAATGACAGATGAACATGGATGGATGATACATTGGGGGTTTATACTGTTGGTGACTATGTTCACATGGAAATTGATAAAGAACATAATCCCTAGGAAAGATAATTTATGACATAGGAGATATTATTATCCATAGACAAGGCTTGGTGTGTAGGATGTCAAAAGGAAATGGAGTCAACAAATAATCTGTTTCATGAATGCTCATTGTTTTTTGTATGTCTAAGGTGGTTGGGATGTTACACATCATTGCGTAATTAGGTGGAAGCACAATTTCAACATTTCATGGGATTGTTAAGAGGTCCAGGCATTGATGGAGAAGGGTTGCAGGTAACATGGTTCATGGTGGTATGAGTATTGGAGGTTCAGAATGGTATGATGTTTAACAACAAGGATATGCAGGTTATGGATATTATAGAATCAGTGAAAAACAAGTCTGGGAAGTGACTTAGGGTGAGGAAGAGGGGTTTTGTATACTCTTTAGGAAGAGGGGTTTCCATATCCTCattaatatcaaaatttatttttaaaaaaaggattaaTATGCCCACCAGCAAAATGATTTATTGATAATATTCTCATGGGTTGTTTATGGGTACACCTTGTACTCTGATGATCCTcattaataacaaaatgatttatctaaaggattaaaaataagcacaatgatttaaaaaaaaaatataaatgtaactGTTACTgcctttaagtttttttaaaaaatatatatatataaggaaaaaCTCCCATGCACAAAGTTTTAGAACAATGCACAAAGGAAACTACAAAGAGATAAACCTAGGAGTAGAAACTCCTAATAAATCAGCATGGAGCAAGCTGCTCACACAAGGTGGACAATGCTAAGAAATCATAGGATCCCCACCCAAACTACAAGCCATATTAGCAAAAACATCAGTGCAAGAATTGACCTCCCTATACACATAAGGATAATATAGATTTGCCAACCAGAATGAATCAACTTTTTAATCTCAGCAATGAGTATCAAGCCCGAAGCACCACATTTTTTGCTGTCAATACTAATGGTAATTTGCttacctaaaaaaaatattaatgataatttatagCTGGATTTTTGGGTAATTGAAAAAATACCTAGCATTCTTCTTTTGTCACTTTTTCGGCATTCGTAATTGGATTGTTCACGTTAATAGAATAAATTGTTTctttattagtataaaataaattatttagtctttaaataaaggttgaaatataattttgatcctccttctaatttttagattttgtaattttaatccttCCGTCTTAAAATTGAGATATTTACTTCCTTTATTCATGATGTTGATATTTAAGTCTAAATAAAATTACTCTCCAATCCTTTTCAATTAATCTTCTTGGCAGCATCCTTCATCATCCAATTTTCTCAGCATTGTTCCCACCTCTGTTTCTTGAACATCTCCTTTGTTCCCATCCTCCTTTCCCTTCCATCTATCTCTAAATCCCCACAACCCAAACAGTGAAAACCGTTTGCAACACAAAAGAAAACCCAAGAAAATATAGAATGTAATGCGTCGCGATGAGAGATGACAGAATATAATGCAAACTCGCCATTAGGGTGAGGAAAGTGGAACCTCGGCAAGGTTTCGAAACCTCCATTATTGCAAAGACATGAAACGTGAGAAGAAGCTGGAGAGAGGTTATGGTGAAGTTTCGAAACCTTAGGCTTGAACATTTTCATTTCTCCTTCTTTGACTAAAAAATGAACCTGCTAATTTTGTTGAGGTTCAAcctgtcaaaaaataaaatcattaatttattaatcgTAATTTCTCGCCAAGAACCAGCGATATTGGGTTGACAATGTTTGACTTGCGATGTTGAAATTGAGGTTCTGGAATGtttataattgttgaaatttaGATTATGGAATGTTTCACAATTTCTCTATGTTTATATGGAGGAAGGTAATTGGGTGTGGAGTAATCACCCTCACTGGAGATGGCGTCCATGATGCCAATGACTTCGCCGGAGGCAAGCTTGGTGGTGACTATGGAGTTGGGTTTGAGAAGGCGGGCATAAAGAACAtttaaaggaatttttttttaaaacagagggattaaatatttcaatttaaaattgggGATCAAAATTACATATTGTGAAAATAAGGGAACTAAAAGTGCATTTTAGGCTAAAATAAATGGCTTATTCAAGCAATGCCTCTAAGATTAACAAAGTtgcacaaataaataatttcatttcatttacaaGATCAAGATCAAGCTGAAGTAGTTTGTGGGGGGAAATTACAATGCAGCACAAATAAATAGaccattaattttgaaattataaaaacaaataataactaATTGTAAATACTTCTCTGTATTACCATGGTGTCAGTGATTGTGTTTTGGCACGAGCTGAAAACAAGCCAACAAATTAGCAAAGGCAAAAGAATCACTCCTGTACAATTTATACTTTTGAGCATTATTGATGATAAAGCATCATATTTCCTAGAGTTGATCAGTAAGTGTATAATGCATACCGTACCACCTTTACCTGAATCACATCCTCAAAAACTAGGCCAGGGTTTCACAACACATAACGAACAAACTTCAAATTTATATTGGGTGGAAAGGCGTGGCATATCAGAGTAGTGGTTACTTGTCAATTGTTAGAGCTTCTTAGGTAAGTTGTAATTCTTCTTAAGGAACTTTGCAGCTGCCTCATCATTCCTATTACACAAGACTCGCAAAAGTGTGTTCGGTTCTGTTGGACTCCATTGATCTGCTGTTGGAGGCAATGGAAGCCGGGATTTGGCTGTAGAACCGTACATTTCCATAGTAAGTTGACTGAACTGCTGAATTATGTGCTCAGTATCAGCACGAAACAAGGGAAGTACACCTTTGACAGTGGTAGAATGCTTTTCTATCAATTCAGCTGGCAATCCATCTCCATTGGACCAGAACAAGCCAGTCAGAAACTTGAAATCTTCCTCTATAATAACAGAATCTTGCAGAGAGAAAGCACGTGATGGACCTCCGGCTAACAAAACCAACAGAAACCCATCAAAAGAAGCCTGCATTACTTTAACAATTACACGTGTTCTAACTTTATCATGCACTGTAGATGATACAATCTCCAAGTATTGCTCAAGCTCCTGAAGAAAAGGCTCAATCCTAGCAGATGCAACTTCTCCAACATAAAGGCCATCCCAAATAACATGCCAGAGTTCATGGAAAACGATTTTGTATGCTATGCACTCGCAGAGTTGATGGATGCCTTCCACAGCAGCAGATGCGGAAAGCTTGAACTTCAAGCTCACCCCATTTGCTATATCCGCATTAGTGGATCTAGAACTGCTGAGATTGGCAACTATCCTCTTTTCCAAAACCCCTAATTCCATGCGAATGCGCTGCATAGTATTGATGCGAACACACATCTGGGTTATATCAATTGAGTTGTCTCCAATAGTGGTTCCGACATGGGCTTTCCTCCTCTGAGTCACTTgtgacttttcttttttcttaaatacaCCAGTTTTTGATGTTGTTGAACACCTAGTCAATGCAGGCAAAGTTGGGATGAAGCTACTACGGCTAcctacagataaaaaaaagggaaatcCTGGTCACACAATGATTGAATAACTAACTAACTTGGTAAACCAAATGCTATGTAATAAATATGTACCACAGCCAGATGTGGCTTTCAAAATGTACTGTTGCAGAGATTTGTCGAGACCAGACATCAATTCAGGAAGCAAATCTGCATGCATGGGTATAGGTAACAGAAAGAAAGCCTCCAGAGTGTCATCTATGATTCGTAGAACTTCAACAGCAGAAGGAGCAAAACCCTCTTTATTTTCCCCAGGATTCCATACCTATAGAATGCAATGgtgaagttaaaaattaaattaacacttTTAAAGTTGCCAACTACCAACAAAGTAATGGTAGTatcttacaaatattttaaaagatcttaaaaaataaagagaaagagatatttgtttgatagaaagaaaaaaaaaatactatgttAACTTGATTAAATTAAGGACTACAAGTTCTGGCATACCTCTTGTCGCACATTTCTGTCAACCCATTCCCCCAATCTATCTACTCTAATATTTATCCATGACTTAACCAGGGTAGCAATAACAGCTTCAGCCTCGTAAGGTTGCATCTCCCTTATAATggattttccaccatcttcacTGTCAACAGAATCTTCCACTGCTATCTGCACCAGATCTTTCTCCAATTTGTCAGCAGCTATCAGCACTTCTATAGCATCAGGTGTCAACTCATTAATACCCTTAACATACTTCTTCAACTCATTTCCATAACACACATGGAGGGTAGCAACAGCAACACCAGTAGCAAGAGGATGCCATCTCTTAAGTTTGGGACTAAATATTGCTTTCTCATTAATAGCCAGTTCAATAATATCTCGTGCAAGGACAGAAAGAATGGGAAAGGCTTTATTCTGTTTTCTAGATGGATGCTTGCTGAGATCCAGTTTCTCCAATTTCTGTGGTAAAGGAGATTAAAAAGAATTAGGTCATACTGATGCAACCACATTAGAAAATTAGCTTTGTAAAGTaaagtatataaaaatgaaaatccaaATGGAGAACGTTGACACATTAAACATAGCAGGAGCAGAAAGAAGTTTTAGCTTATAAATTATCCTCACACATTACAGAAGTCCTAAGCTCTTGCAAtgcataaaaaagaactaataCCAActttctaaacacaaaggaaaagTTGAGCAAAAGTATTTTTAGAAGTCAATACTGTCAGAGCAAAGCAGCTGATTTCATCCAGCTTCAGTCAGTGATATCAAAAGTATACCATATACAAACATGTCACAATTTGTCATATATCTGCACCATCTAAAAGAGAGTATTCATATTAAAGGGAGCTTGAATGAAGGAACTTGCCTGAATGAAAACAGCACGCAAAGATGatctaatataattatcaacTCTAGTGTAGTCCacatcatcttttttcttccGATTGTAGTCATGAGAGATATCTTCTAATATCTTTGCTGATAATACTGCAAGAGAAACAACACTTTCCATTGATTCAATATTACCATTATGGAAAGTATGATGGTATGCTAGGAGACCTTTCTCTGCCCAACTTAATATCAAACTCAACGTGTTCCTCAAAATTTTTGAGTAAATAGGATCTTTTGAGCCTCCAGTATCTTTCCCAACTTCTGCCAATAGATTACTGGATGCAAACAGAAGGTCATTCTCCACTTGGCCAGTGACAACATACCGATGAAATAAGATCCATGCGAAACAAATATTATGCAGCATCTCATTGATTCCAAGCATAACCCAGGTCTTCTTAATGAGTTCTAAGACCTCATCAACCTCTTCTATCACAGAAGATTCTGCATGAAGATCAAAACAAGCTTCTAAAAGAGTTTGGTAGATCCAGAGGTTCAGTGGAAAACCATCAGCCCAATGGCATGTCTCAGAAATAGACCCATCAGATGATCTGCAAGCAAGAGACATAACAACAGTTCGAAAGGTTTGCATTGATTCACCGTTCTTTCCAATATCCATGGGTTTCTCAAATGCTCTGTGGATTATGTGCTGGAGGCTCTGTGCAGAAGGGTCCGACTTATCTAAGGGAAGGTGAGGATGCAAGAGGAGTCCTGCTTCAAGAACCTTCAAATTTCTCCTCAACCAAGCCTCATACTCTTGTTGAGTGGGAAAATCTAAACTCCTGAACAGTTGTATCAGCTCTAGTGGAAGAACCACTGACTCCATGCGTTTTCCAAGCTATTTCATGAACAGAGACCTAGTCAGTTATGATTGTGATTAAACAGATGTAAGAAGGAATCATAATGCAGATGTTCAAACTTCACATTTTGGTCCACATGTTTCAATCCAACTAATAGAGAAAGGAATGAAGTGAAATTAACCCTTTTGTAAGGGTAGGAAATATATCCCACTTAATGgtcaccaaacaaaaaataaaaaaagtgaaatacaGTTACAATAATAATACTATATGCAATCAATGATAGTTCATGTTTATTAGCTTCCtgtcattatcttcatataGTTCTAAATTACAGTTGCAGTTGTGTTATGGTTTGATTACTGTAACTGTGGGTGTTGCAGCAACTGTCATGTGGACAGTAgccacattttttttcacttttgcaattataaattctttttataaagaaaagcaATAGCCCAGTGGTCAGCAATTTGAAATCATGATTAATCACATTAATTATCTGACATATTAATAAAGTACACATAGGGCTGAAAATCAGGTAAGCAGTAAGCTAAATCACATTATGGCTGACTTGGGCCTGTTCATTAACTTTGGAGTAAAATTGGGCCAgcccaataattttttattaaataatttcaattttatagcaGAGTAATTACATTAATGTCTCTAGAGATTGCATGAAATGACACTTCACCTGGatttacatataaaattatactCCATCTTGTTAACCTTCAGTAATCAAATCCATTAAAATTGGATGGAATGTTTTTCATAACTCAACAACTAACTGTTGTTTATGATAGCTTTACAACATGAGCTAAGCCTGAtggaaaaaaatagattattcatTGCCAATCATTCCTCACGACTAGTGTCTGAGATACAATTAAATACTAATCTCTTTGTGATCATGACAGATACAGACTTCCCACGGCTACAATCCTTGGCATTGAGAGCAAGCATgattagaatttagaaataAGACCTTGCAGCTAGATCAGTGCAATCAATGACTTTGAATCAAATCAGCGCTTTTTGAAAAGCTGCTATATGGAATGGTATCCACTACTTACAAATAAAGACTTAGCTATGTCACCAGACATTATTAGACACCGAAGATAGGATGCATCAAGCATTTTTTCTACCCATCATGAGCAACAACTAGTGATGAACACTACATTTTTGTCATCAGGTTTAACACAAGTCACAAAGCTATCGAAAGCAAACGACTTATATCATTGCTTGAAACTAAAGTAAAACATTCCATCCAATTTTAACACATTCTGTTAGTCAAAATAAGTCAAACAAAGTGTCATTCACTCATTTGGAAAATCTGAATCGGGTAAAAAATAAAGATGCACAAAACTTCAACCGCAAGGCAAGTACTTAAGCAAAAATCAATTGACGAGCCCAAATTGAACACCCCAaccttaaaatttgaaaaagcaCACTCCAAACCATTTCTCACTgctactatatttttttcttctttccaaaTTTCCAACTTTTAATAACTCCTTAAATTTTAGAGTAATCAGTGTATACACTTACACGGTCCTCCAATCACAACAGACTAAATGCAAATTCAATAAGTTAGTTATATTTCTCGATAAGTCATATCTGAATTCTGATTGGATGAccgtgtaaaaaaaatttaagctatTGGTGCgtataaattaaactcttaaatttCGTAATTAGCCAAAGTCCAACGAAACTTCAAACCTGGCCTGCAGCAATTCTGAGCAGTGCTCTTCTAATTCTGGTATCACTCTGCTCCGAAATCCTCATCTGCACTCTCACCAACTCCCCCGTCGTCGCGGCGCGCTTGCTGCTTCCCCTCGACGACGACGTTTTGAGCCCCAGCGCCCTCTTCACCTTGCTCGCCGCCGTCGAAGTCAGCGACCGGTGCAACGACGGCGCCGGCGCCGCCCTATCCCGATCCCCCCTCTCCGACTGCGATATGAAAGTCAGCGGCTTCGGCCCCGAACTCCGGCACGCCCCCACGAGGATCTCGTAGGCCGTCTCCCGGAGCTCCGATTCGGAGAAACTCGAACCCGCGTCGCCGAACGGAGCTCCGGGAAGATCCTCAACCGAGTGAACCGGCATGCCGGCGCTTTGATTGTGCCTCTTTGCGGACATTGCTCGCTGACCCAGATAAGAAAATTGATGTGGGGTTGGGCAAGTTTGAAACTTTTTTGAAGCGCGTGAAGTGGGGATTTTGGTGTCAGAGAAAGTGTTTAGTTTGTGTCTGTCTGTTAGTTATTCTTGCTTGACTTTGAAGATAGCAGGGTGGGCCACACCAGACCAGAgtgagagaggagagagagagagagcgtcGTCGTAGAAGTTGAAGGAGGAGAGAGAGAGCGTCGTGGTGGCGGTGGTTGTAATGTAGAGTGTGGAGTGTGGACATCACAAGGGAATAAAGGGGAAAACTAAATTGCGACTTTTCGGTTGAGACATAtgcttatctattttttttaatgatttaacTTGCTGGATATGATAAGATCACCCTGTTTCtattattgatttcttttttatgttaaaaggtGGAAAATATCTATCATAAAAATCATGATTGATCTCTAATGTGAATTGTGATTAATACTCCCTCCAAAATAATAATTGTCATAGTTATTTTacattaagaataaataaatgaaagaaagtattaattatattaagttaatcttaaattattattaatttatttaaaacttaaaatgataattattttaaaataatttttttatattatggaatggaagaaataataatttttaatttgatgtctCTTTTCGGTCTTAAATTTTCTTAGGGATAGATTCAGAATTCAATTAATAGAGGttggaatttttttctttttttataattattttaatttaatatataatttctaataaacaattaattaatacataaataataagttcagaaaaatattacttattttatgcatatattttagagaaaatatattaatatgtaCTATCATCACAAACATTCCAGAAACCTCACCAATATTATAATGAagtattagcaaaaagagttcACAACATTAGCCTAGAGTAGGCACAAAAATCGATTGGAGTAAAAGATGCATGGTTTACTTATTTGTACAATGATACAAACTTTAAACATGCATTTTCTaaacatgaaaaatttaaatagtaaACAATCACCACAACAACTATAAAGATGGAAGCAAAATACAAGAAATGAAAGACAAACAATGATCatgaaataaagataaaataaataaattatctaaaCATGAGCAAGTTGTAAAGAAACCACAAATAATATTACTCATCACATGTCAAATAATACAAGTACAATAAGATCAACATCTATTCTTGACCAGCTAACTAACTGTTAGTGACATTACCCCAAGTTAGTACAATACTTATTATCACACACtatcttataatattacatATTTACAGTCATTTACTTTACTGATACTAAATGTATATCTTTTTCAATCAGAAAACAATACAAATACTATGGAAGTAGAAATGTTACATGGTCAATCTATGGACATGATTAATAGTGAAGGCATAATGATTGTCTGCATAATGATTGTCTTTAATActgttttatgttaattttattattacctTATCATCACAactatgaaaacataattaaccattgattatcctatttttttagtagttttaattttaatcgtGTTTTGACTCATTTTAGACCGTTTATCTAAATAATGCATTTTGACTTCTCTTTGAATTTCAAATagtaaaaattaactaataaatactTCTCTATGTCAATGTAGacatgagaaaaatattttatatataagttttttgtaaaatagaaaatccatattatttttgttctaaattaaatataatgttacttttttaaaatgatgCAAAGTTACAATATAGATTCCAACAAACACATAATTGtgctcaaaattttcaaaagtgTAAGAATAGTCAAATTTAAATTGTCTAGCTAATCCGAGTACATGTACATGTTGCTATGATTGTTTTACAATGAATCACTAGATGTGtgtcaataaatatataaatacattttatatatacacttgtcatgaatttaaattttttaaaattataatatataatatttagtaaatatgtAGAATAAGTTAttgttgatttaaatttttttattagacaattaatcaattaaaattatacatgtgtatgtttcttaataataaaatatatttgtatgaattgatttaaattttacttgcaaattaaaaaaaaacatagtgactttttattagttattttacaaaaatttacttttaacaaaatttattatattttaaaatatatctttaatcgaatattttttacttttttactttcataaaaaaaaaatatcatatcaatTTATACGATTCTTATgtattataattgatttaattgtttttattgaaaataaaaacaaaataaaacaaatataaaatatgcatgaattaaattatttagtgAGAATAAATATAGAGACAAAACGTGACATATCtcatagaataaaatataaaatattatatctatctatctatatatatatatatatatatatatatatatatatatatatatatatatatatatatatatatatatatatatttatatttatatatatatatatatatatatatatatatatatatatatatatatatattatattagttatttcttataaatttaaaacatatagATATGATAATGATCTTGAATACATGGTGATCAAGTATTATCTACATTGGGTTTCTCCTCTTCAGAAGAATGGttgccgtaaaaaaaaatatttattattttagccaacataaaatattttatgccaATATGGTTTCATCATATAAGTTTTTAagcataatttatatattttgcaaaATTACCATCTCAATGCAaataatatttactattttaatttcaaaactcagagaaaaaaaatataaatgcatgttaaaaaaactcaataaatcttggctaaaatatttttcttaattaaattaaactatacaattttaatgtaaataaattcaatttttgtaaTGCAAATAATATCGCTGCAAACAATCTTTCTTAAGTTTCTTGCAATGAATCACAAGATGTGTGTTGCTATGATAGAAAGGTGTCATTTACACATGTTAATGCTCCTCATATTTTTTAGACACTTCATAGGAAGGAACACATTTTAGGTAACACATTAGAAGTTACAaccaaaaagagaaagaaaatagatttCTAGGTGCAGAAGAAAGAAAACTTCTTTTATAGTTCGAAAAGGGTCAGATAATTAATTTCCGTAAAGTGTAATGaagttgttaaaataattaacagtAAACAATCGTTAGTtaatatgtttaaattaaagaggcaataaaatcaattaatataatatctaaaaagtcaattaaataaactataatacaatttaaattcgataataaaaaaagatcaaaatatgACATTAAACCCATTAACACGAAAAATATTCCAAGTTTAAAACGGTAACTAGAAAATCTCGTAAGTCCAAATAAGCTCAAAATATGATTCTgaaaatattatgataaaactgtaataaaaaaattcaaattaattgagTAAAAAGGGGAGAATATGATAATTTGCACTGCATCATAAAATAgtataacaaatatttatagtttGGTAATATTTATACTAacgctttatttttattagaaggAAACTTTTGTTTGTTAATGGAGTAACTAAAGCCCAAAAGAAGATGGTCCAGTTGGTAAAGAATGAGTTGATATCTCATTAAAACATGATTGCAGTTGATGTTACAACCCCAAGCCTTACTTTGAaccagaaagaaaaaagagaaaacaaacgCGTGACGATTCATGCATGCATGATCACtgtataaataacaaaattgtaataaaaaatttaaatattagaatTATCTTAACCTTAAAATCAAACTGCTAACatccaaatataaataataagaataatatcCTAATTTGTATCTAAAATATATCATaggaattaaaaacataaacaagATTAATTTCAGCAGAGAcatattcttattttcttttctgcaCAGCTACTTCTTTTCTTTACTATCTTCATTGTTATTTTCAGAAGAGCTGGATTCAGCTAGCAGGGCATCCCATTTTTTCATGGTTGCCTTCAGGGCACGAGTCTTCTCTTTGATCAGATCATTATATCTCTTTTCGGCCTGTGGGCAAGAATTAGCACAAGTGAGTCAAGAATTGAACAGTAAAAGAAACTGTTAGAAAATCACAACACCTTAGAGAAAAGGACCCTTTAATTTACCTCACTGTTTGTTCTCTTTTTACCATCCTTATTATCCATCTGAAACTGCTTCTGCTGTTGAAAATTTTGGTTATGAAAATTCGTTAGGAAAAGGACAAACTAAATAAGTGCACGTAGTGATTTTTACacgtacaattttttttaatgaagtacAGAAAATGACAAAACTAAAAATGCTAATTATGAAGGCATAAATTTAGACGAAAATTTCTCACGGAAACTATAGTCATGCAtgcaagcatatatatatatatatatatatattctatgtTGTTTCTGGAGGGTAAAGAATATTACGAACCAACAAACTGAAGAGCAACTCAACGTGATACGCAGAAGAatagaaaaacacaaaaagagaagagagaagagattTCTTGTTGTGAAAAATAGAAGGAAGAACACCtcttttataattgaaaagGGTCAGGTTATATCGATAAggtgtaataaataaaatatgttttaaaaaggcaataaatttaattaaaatataatttaatactggtaataaaatatgatttaaaagggaaataaataaattaaaataaactttaatataatttaacacGGGTAACAAGGCTGctgattaaaatataacattaagGCCATATTTGACACGGAAATAATTAAtccaagttaaaaataataattagaaaataatctcataatttttttttttacggcaacCATTCTTCTGAAG contains:
- the LOC100803214 gene encoding protein unc-13 homolog isoform X1, encoding MSAKRHNQSAGMPVHSVEDLPGAPFGDAGSSFSESELRETAYEILVGACRSSGPKPLTFISQSERGDRDRAAPAPSLHRSLTSTAASKVKRALGLKTSSSRGSSKRAATTGELVRVQMRISEQSDTRIRRALLRIAAGQLGKRMESVVLPLELIQLFRSLDFPTQQEYEAWLRRNLKVLEAGLLLHPHLPLDKSDPSAQSLQHIIHRAFEKPMDIGKNGESMQTFRTVVMSLACRSSDGSISETCHWADGFPLNLWIYQTLLEACFDLHAESSVIEEVDEVLELIKKTWVMLGINEMLHNICFAWILFHRYVVTGQVENDLLFASSNLLAEVGKDTGGSKDPIYSKILRNTLSLILSWAEKGLLAYHHTFHNGNIESMESVVSLAVLSAKILEDISHDYNRKKKDDVDYTRVDNYIRSSLRAVFIQKLEKLDLSKHPSRKQNKAFPILSVLARDIIELAINEKAIFSPKLKRWHPLATGVAVATLHVCYGNELKKYVKGINELTPDAIEVLIAADKLEKDLVQIAVEDSVDSEDGGKSIIREMQPYEAEAVIATLVKSWINIRVDRLGEWVDRNVRQEVWNPGENKEGFAPSAVEVLRIIDDTLEAFFLLPIPMHADLLPELMSGLDKSLQQYILKATSGCGSRSSFIPTLPALTRCSTTSKTGVFKKKEKSQVTQRRKAHVGTTIGDNSIDITQMCVRINTMQRIRMELGVLEKRIVANLSSSRSTNADIANGVSLKFKLSASAAVEGIHQLCECIAYKIVFHELWHVIWDGLYVGEVASARIEPFLQELEQYLEIVSSTVHDKVRTRVIVKVMQASFDGFLLVLLAGGPSRAFSLQDSVIIEEDFKFLTGLFWSNGDGLPAELIEKHSTTVKGVLPLFRADTEHIIQQFSQLTMEMYGSTAKSRLPLPPTADQWSPTEPNTLLRVLCNRNDEAAAKFLKKNYNLPKKL
- the LOC100803214 gene encoding protein unc-13 homolog isoform X2, which gives rise to MESVVLPLELIQLFRSLDFPTQQEYEAWLRRNLKVLEAGLLLHPHLPLDKSDPSAQSLQHIIHRAFEKPMDIGKNGESMQTFRTVVMSLACRSSDGSISETCHWADGFPLNLWIYQTLLEACFDLHAESSVIEEVDEVLELIKKTWVMLGINEMLHNICFAWILFHRYVVTGQVENDLLFASSNLLAEVGKDTGGSKDPIYSKILRNTLSLILSWAEKGLLAYHHTFHNGNIESMESVVSLAVLSAKILEDISHDYNRKKKDDVDYTRVDNYIRSSLRAVFIQKLEKLDLSKHPSRKQNKAFPILSVLARDIIELAINEKAIFSPKLKRWHPLATGVAVATLHVCYGNELKKYVKGINELTPDAIEVLIAADKLEKDLVQIAVEDSVDSEDGGKSIIREMQPYEAEAVIATLVKSWINIRVDRLGEWVDRNVRQEVWNPGENKEGFAPSAVEVLRIIDDTLEAFFLLPIPMHADLLPELMSGLDKSLQQYILKATSGCGSRSSFIPTLPALTRCSTTSKTGVFKKKEKSQVTQRRKAHVGTTIGDNSIDITQMCVRINTMQRIRMELGVLEKRIVANLSSSRSTNADIANGVSLKFKLSASAAVEGIHQLCECIAYKIVFHELWHVIWDGLYVGEVASARIEPFLQELEQYLEIVSSTVHDKVRTRVIVKVMQASFDGFLLVLLAGGPSRAFSLQDSVIIEEDFKFLTGLFWSNGDGLPAELIEKHSTTVKGVLPLFRADTEHIIQQFSQLTMEMYGSTAKSRLPLPPTADQWSPTEPNTLLRVLCNRNDEAAAKFLKKNYNLPKKL